Proteins co-encoded in one Pocillopora verrucosa isolate sample1 chromosome 1, ASM3666991v2, whole genome shotgun sequence genomic window:
- the LOC131786261 gene encoding beta-1,4-galactosyltransferase galt-1-like: MAKFFCHVDKETSKTQKDGVYGPQVDFGEFSDIGKERSREKNFPCRKREEESRFREVKRGIIAYSAWFDKRKSQEYVRILLLTSTTEPLPILFCRFDSELKRSFTSTVSYYQHNENHYMPFGCFIASCAVPPELDHIPCSMIVSTNEKSTSKTQNESSSLVLPINFIDRKIEVGHRQYGICIPPLHGEISVDRLIEFLELSQILGASHFTFYNLDMSDDVQNVLDYYEEKGLARVLLWNLPSYISENDIHYYGQTLSIMDCLFRSMTHLDYVAFNDLDEFIVPLYHDNISVLLKEIHRKEHCGHCFQSAIFDPSWEDLQMSRLITQRVFRRTKEATPFWTKCIVDPRRIFEVGIHHISKPIDDNFIVDQVDWGVARVFHYRECDDSEALMQPDCSGNTEEDRTMQKYEEQLQINFELNAMAIVDFAETNYESV, translated from the coding sequence ATGGCGAAATTTTTCTGTCATGTTGATAAAGAAACATCAAAAACGCAAAAGGACGGAGTTTACGGCCCACAAGTGGACTTTGGTGAATTTAGTGATATCGGCAAAGAGAGAAGTCGTGAAAAGAATTTTCCATGCCGAAAGAGGGAAGAAGAATCAAGATTTCGCGAGGTTAAAAGGGGAATAATTGCTTATTCAGCTTGGTTTGATAAGAGAAAATCTCAGGAGTATGTGCGGATTTTGTTATTGACTTCAACAACAGAGCCTCTTCCAATACTTTTCTGTCGTTTTGACAGCGAATTGAAACGATCTTTCACCAGTACTGTCTCTTATTATCAACACAACGAAAACCATTACATGCCGTTTGGATGCTTCATAGCTTCTTGTGCTGTTCCACCCGAATTGGACCATATACCATGTTCTATGATTGTCTCTACGAATGAAAAGTCAACTTctaaaacacaaaatgaaagCAGCTCACTTGTTTTGCCCATAAATTTTATCGACCGAAAAATCGAGGTTGGCCACAGGCAATACGGTATTTGTATACCTCCTCTTCATGGTGAGATATCGGTGGACAGGTTGATAGAGTTTTTGGAACTCTCACAAATTTTAGGAgcttcacattttactttttataacTTGGACATGTCTGACGACGTACAAAACGTTTTGGATTATTATGAAGAAAAGGGATTAGCGCGCGTTCTTCTTTGGAATTTACCTTCGTACATTAGCGAGAATGATATCCATTATTATGGGCAAACTTTGTCGATTATGGACTGCTTATTCCGGTCTATGACTCATCTTGACTACGTGGCTTTTAATGACCTAGACGAGTTTATTGTACCGCTTTATCATGACAACATAAGCGTTTTACTAAAGGAAATTCACCGCAAGGAACATTGCGGGCACTGTTTTCAGAGCGCGATATTTGATCCCTCTTGGGAAGATCTGCAAATGTCGCGTTTAATAACCCAACGAGTTTTTCGTCGCACGAAAGAGGCTACGCCATTTTGGACTAAATGTATTGTCGATCCGCGTAGAATTTTTGAGGTGGGGATACATCACATTAGCAAACCAATTGACGATAATTTTATTGTTGATCAAGTTGACTGGGGTGTTGCGCGGGTTTTTCATTACAGAGAATGCGACGACTCAGAAGCGTTAATGCAGCCAGACTGTTCTGGAAACACTGAAGAAGATAGAACTATGCAGAAATATGAGGAACAGCTGCAgattaattttgaattgaatgCCATGGCCATAGTAGATTTTGCCGAGACAAACTACGAAAGTGTTTGA
- the LOC131786345 gene encoding transient receptor potential cation channel subfamily V member 5-like — protein sequence MGDMSTDQDAKGAGQGVINQTQKSSNELYKYVDLNGGGCLVEAFRRAQARKDFTEVEELVEAFREKFLYNNGAGKDVDIEELVQWRLKSRKVQKPSKRESSLKACFTKCSSRVEDTIEAVGTDHYAMKTENIESTTRSVCWDINQRAAVGENVLHLCFLNATQVHYDIAKLIIKKFPSLVNDIYISDEFYGESALHMAIVNENQHMVHILCKNGADIHERAYGAFFCPEDQRKSRKDRAGQETIVLTDETNYESNTYFGEYPLSFAACLGLEDMVRYFIVKGACPNKQDTNGNTVLHMMVIHNRMDMYDLIFDYGCHCACQCGKPLNTVMNNMGLTPLTLAAKLARKEMFHHILTQERDVFWKYGEVTCAAFSLKDLDTLTTEGQINEKCALNLITHEESVSHLVLFDGILHNLLKEKWKHACRYRFYQLLALYIFFLITLSVAVLLRPLGDLHCDDNVKNSSPTSINSSMTSNTTSCDSCFLLNTIKNDSTQQVRAAFEILTLLFAFIYILILIREVIFQEGLKPVFFDLVHNPLRLLLVLSCVLLLTCLAARFTCEPNLEDHLVIAALVLAWPYSLTFCRGFALVGPFVVMIYQMLRRDFIIFFIIYMIFVIGFSQAMFLVTLGYDDKSVQENLFTRWFSAGLGLVILSLGEYEELYEQVAHSNSPFKILGLIMFFLFMILGALLIVNMLIAMMGNTYLKVAETEKEWTRQWARIVLAVERMLTPKQRLAAQKLYSQSVGTNEERALIMRLRKHEDHQQTQVSNDPKQRAKGKVKDSIPLPRKDYDWLDTSV from the exons ATGGGAGACATGTCTACAGATCAAGATGCTAAAGGGGCTGGACAAGGCGTTATAAACCAAACTCAGAAGAGTTCTAATGAGTTGTACAAGTATGTCGACCTAAACGGCGGTGGGTGTCTTGTTGAAGCATTCAGGAGAGCTCAGGCAAGGAAGGACTTCACTGAGGTAGAAGAACTCGTCGAGGCATTTCGTGAGAAGTTTTTGTACAACAATGGGGCTGGAAAGGACGTCGATATAGAAGAACTTGTTCAATGGAGACTAAAGAGTCGCAAGGTTCAAAAACCATCTAAGAGAGAGAGCTCTTTGAAGGCTTGCTTTACTAAATGTTCAAGTCGAGTGGAGGATACGATCGAAGCCGTTGGAACAGATCATTATGCAATGAAAACTGAGAACATTG AGAGTACGACAAGATCTGTTTGCTGGGATATCAACCAACGTGCTGCTGTAGGAGAAAATGTCCTTCACTTGTGTTTTCTGAATGCAACTCAAGTGCACTATGATATAGCCAAGTTAATCATAAAGAAATTCCCTTCTCTTGTCAATGATATTTATATCAGTGATGAGTTTTATG GTGAAAGTGCCTTGCACATGGCAATTGTCAATGAAAATCAACATATGGTTCACATTCTGTGCAAGAATGGTGCAGACATACATGAACGTGCTTATGGAGCTTTCTTTTGTCCTGAAGATCAACGAAAATCAAGAAAAGATCGTGCAGGGCAGGAGACTATTGTTCTTACTGATGAGACAAATTATGAAAG CAACACTTATTTTGGAGAATATCCATTGTCTTTTGCTGCATGTCTTGGTTTAGAGGATATGGTGCGATATTTCATAGTCAAAGGGGCGTGTCCTAATAAACAGGACACAAATGGCAATACTGTTCTTCATATGATGGTTATTCATAATAGAATG GACATGTATGACCTAATTTTTGATTATGGATGCCACTGTGCTTGTCAGTGTGGAAAACCACTTAACACTGTTATGAACAACATGGGCTTGACACCTCTGACCCTTGCTGCTAAACTGGCTCGCAAAGAg ATGTTTCATCACATTTTGACACAAGAGAGAGACGTGTTTTGGAAATATGGTGAAGTGACATGTGCTGCATTCTCTCTGAAAGATCTTGACaca CTGACAACAGAAGGCCAGATAAATGAGAAATGTGCATTAAACCTTATTACACATGAG GAATCAGTATCACACTTGGTCCTATTTGATGGAATCCTACACAATTTGCTCAAAGAGAAATGGAAGCATGCCTGTCGTTATAG ATTTTATCAGCTTCTGGCTCTGTACATCTTCTTTCTCATCACATTAAGTGTTGCTGTTCTCCTCCGCCCTCTTGGT GACTTGCATTGTGATGACAATGTTAAAAACAGCAGCCCTACATCCATCAACTCCTCCATGACATCAAATACCACAAGTTGTGATTCCTGTTTTCTCCTTAACACAATTAAGAATGACAGCACTCAACAG GTTCGAGCTGCTTTTGAAATCCTGACATTGCTGTTTGCTTTCATCTACATTCTTATCCTCATTCGAGAGGTGATTTTTCAGGAGGGACTCAAgcctgttttctttgacttg GTTCACAACCCTCTGCGACTCCTGCTGGTGTTATCTTGTGTGTTATTACTAACCTGCTTAGCAGCACGCTTCACTTGTGAACCTAATCTTGAAGATCACCTGGTAATTGCAGCTCTTGTTCTGGCCTGGCCTTACTCTCTCACATTCTGCAG GGGTTTTGCTCTTGTAGGGCCTTTTGTGGTTATGATCTATCAGATGTTAAGGAGGgatttcatcattttcttcatcatttacaTGATTTTTGTAATTGGATTTTCTCAAG ccATGTTTTTGGTGACGCTTGGGTATGACGACAAATCCGTCCAGGAAAATCTCTTTACACGCTGGTTTTCTGCCGGCCTTGGACTCGTAATTCTTTCATTAGGAGAATATGAG gaGTTGTATGAACAAGTGGCACACAGTAACTCGCCGTTTAAGATTCTGGGTTTG ATCATGTTTTTCCTGTTTATGATCCTCGGAGCCTTGTTGATTGTGAACATGTTGATTGCTATGATGGGAAACACGTACCTTAAAGTTGCAGAAACTGAAAAGGAATGGACACGACAG tgGGCTCGTATTGTACTTGCCGTAGAGCGCATGCTCACCCCGAAACAAAGGCTCGCCGCACAGAAGCTGTACTCACAGAGCGTGGGTACTAACGAGGAAAGAGCACTGATCATGAGGCTGCGGAAACATGAAGATCACCAACAG ACCCAAGTTTCTAACGATCCAAAACAACGGGCAAAAGGCAAAGTCAAGGATTCCATACCACTGCCGAGGAAGGATTACGATTGGTTGGATACGAGTGTGTGA
- the LOC131786262 gene encoding serine/threonine-protein kinase pim-1-like — protein sequence MNPEIRRKRKFSVTCQPSQSSCGQQKGECSAACKPAKTRRIFADSKEKAKVETETKEKHITEIETSTSCCKPEPIRHKKTRRGKRKPRPKGLAAYEMGKPLGSGGFGEVFAARRKKDNLPVAIKFVNKSRVKNYREINGKQFPAEAYFQRHVRHPNVIQLLDIFTNGDNFVFVLERPEDSADLFDYIDACEGLIEDEGRELFSQILEAAIQCEEQGVLHQDIKPENVIIDMNKMEAKLTDFGLACDAQDQPFRQFVGTQHYCPPEFYSHRCFHGNHATVWQLGFLLAEMLSNEMPYVKPRMALYMRPSVPKFVSNGKNFGTNDTVGEKEIIIK from the exons ATGAATCCTGaaataaggagaaaaagaaaattttctgtCACCTGCCAGCCCTCGCAATCATCGTGTGGCCAGCAAAAAGGAGAATGTTCTGCCGCGTGTAAGCCGGCAAAGACCAGAAGAATTTTCGCTGACTCTAAG GAGAAAGCTAAAGTTGAAACCGAGACAAAAGAGAAGCATATTACCGAGATTGAGACTTCAACGAGTTGTTGCAAGCCGGAGCCGATCCGACACAAAAAGACACGAAGAG GAAAGCGCAAACCTCGCCCTAAAGGTCTTGCAGCATATGAGATGGGAAAACCTTTGGGCTCCGGCGGATTTGGAGAAGTTTTCGCCGCCAGACGAAAAAAGGACAACCTGCCG GTGGCTATCAAGTTCGTGAACAAGAGCAGGGTCAAGAACTACAGAGAG ATAAACGGAAAACAGTTTCCAGCCGAGGCTTACTTTCAGCGCCACGTTCGGCACCCGAACGTGATTCAACTACTGGATATCTTCACCAACGGAGATAACTTCGTGTTCGTGCTCGAGCGCCCCGAAGATTCAGCGGACTTGTTCGACTACATTGACGCATGTGAAGGGCTGATTGAAGACGAAGGTCGAGAGCTCTTTTCTCAAATTCTGGAGGCAGCGATACAATGCGAAGAACAGGGTGTGCTACACCAGGACATCAAGCCAGAAAATGTCATCATAGATATGAACAAAATGGAGGCCAAGCTGACTGATTTCGGTCTCGCCTGTGACGCACAGGACCAACCCTTCAGGCAATTCGTAG GCACTCAGCATTATTGTCCCCCTGAGTTCTACTCCCATCGTTGTTTCCATGGTAATCACGCCACTGTTTGGCAACTTGGCTTCTTATTGGCTGAGATGCTGTCGAATGAGATGCCATACGTCAAGCCACGCATGGCTCTGTACATGCGTCCTTCTGTTCCTAAATTTGTCTCCAACGGTAAGAATTTTGGAACAAACGATACTGTTGGAGAAAAGGAGATAATTATCAAATGA